A genomic window from Actinomycetaceae bacterium MB13-C1-2 includes:
- a CDS encoding DUF2218 domain-containing protein — MVTHSTVKTDRPERYAKQLVSHLSRKCQSEEVEHGTRLRIAPPEGPVAYGTVLVVPGSEDGAGSLVLIAEGDSEEALERAKMVLGNHLVRFGEKDGLVVEWHDGPLGV; from the coding sequence ATGGTTACTCACTCCACTGTAAAAACGGACCGACCAGAACGATATGCCAAGCAACTGGTCTCTCATCTATCACGCAAGTGTCAGAGCGAAGAGGTTGAGCACGGGACTCGACTGCGTATTGCTCCCCCCGAGGGCCCGGTGGCCTATGGCACGGTCCTCGTCGTCCCCGGCTCTGAAGATGGCGCTGGCTCCCTCGTACTCATCGCTGAAGGCGACAGCGAAGAGGCCCTTGAACGCGCGAAGATGGTGCTAGGCAATCACCTGGTTCGCTTCGGGGAGAAGGATGGCCTGGTAGTTGAATGGCATGACGGCCCCCTGGGGGTCTAG
- the ppdK gene encoding pyruvate, phosphate dikinase, giving the protein MVKYVYDFSQGDKDMKDLLGGKGANLAEMTRLDLPVPPGFTITTEACRVYLDSGSVPEELSTEVTKELRKVEDTMGRRLGDADNPLLVSVRSGAKFSMPGMMETVLNIGLNDNSVGGLAKVADDERFAWDSYRRLIQMFGKTVLDIDGDLFSEALEEMKADRGVKADTDLTAEDWKELVETFKKIVKEATGQDFPQDPRTQMDMAIEAVFRSWNTERAKIYRRRERIPEDLGTAVNVQTMVFGNMGDTSGTGVCFTRDPSTGHSGVYGDYLMNAQGEDVVAGIRNTQPLAALETQDPEAYKELRAIMRKLETHYQDLCDIEFTIERGKLWMLQTRVGKRTAAAAFRIATQLVDEKLITKDEALTRVTGEQLTQLMFPQIDPDAEKVLITRGMAASPGAAAGKIVFNNAQAEAAAAEGVPCLLVRRETNPDDLPGMVVAEGVLTARGGKTSHAAVVARGMGTTCVVGAEALNIDAEAGTMKVGEYVLTADDTITIDGSTGEVFLGEVPVQDSPVTAYLANGLEAGLEAAGDDEGTRELVESVDKILSRADEVRRLQVRANADTPLDSERAIDFGAQGIGLCRTEHMFLGERRPLVERVILSAPGSDDRQEAYDALAELQKGDYLEMLKVMDGKPMTVRLIDPPLHEFLPDLTSLEIEAAIAKEKGEELSDERQRLLTEVRRLHEQNPMLGLRGVRLGLYLPGLFLLQARALAEAASELKAAGADPRPEIMVPLVASVRELQIVRDQIEPVLKEIEEEHGVSLDIPIGCMVELPRACVVSEHLAREADFFSFGTNDLTQTTWGFSRDDVEGVFFPLYIEEAVFGVSPFESIDVDGVGKLVQMGAEGGRKTKPNLKLGVCGEHGGDPDSIHFFNKIGLDYVSCSPFRVPVARLEAGRATVMEQA; this is encoded by the coding sequence ATGGTCAAGTACGTTTACGATTTCTCCCAGGGCGACAAGGACATGAAGGACCTATTGGGAGGAAAGGGCGCAAATCTCGCCGAGATGACTCGCCTGGACCTGCCAGTCCCCCCGGGTTTCACCATTACCACCGAAGCATGCCGGGTATATCTCGATTCAGGTTCGGTCCCTGAGGAACTCTCTACCGAAGTTACCAAGGAACTCCGTAAGGTCGAAGACACAATGGGTCGTCGCCTGGGTGACGCCGACAATCCGCTACTCGTCTCAGTCCGCTCGGGTGCGAAGTTTTCGATGCCGGGCATGATGGAAACAGTTCTGAACATTGGCCTGAACGACAATTCCGTTGGCGGCCTGGCCAAAGTCGCAGACGATGAGCGCTTCGCATGGGACTCGTACCGCCGACTGATCCAGATGTTCGGCAAGACGGTTCTGGACATCGACGGCGACCTCTTCTCTGAGGCTCTCGAGGAAATGAAGGCCGATCGCGGTGTCAAAGCAGACACCGACCTCACCGCTGAGGACTGGAAGGAACTGGTTGAGACCTTCAAGAAGATCGTCAAGGAAGCAACCGGCCAAGATTTCCCGCAGGATCCCCGCACACAGATGGACATGGCCATCGAGGCCGTCTTCCGCTCATGGAACACCGAGCGGGCCAAGATTTACCGTCGTCGCGAGCGCATTCCCGAGGACCTGGGCACTGCTGTCAACGTGCAGACCATGGTGTTCGGAAACATGGGCGACACCTCGGGCACGGGCGTCTGCTTCACCCGCGACCCCTCTACAGGACACTCTGGCGTTTATGGTGACTACCTAATGAACGCTCAGGGCGAGGACGTCGTTGCCGGTATTCGCAACACTCAACCGCTGGCTGCTCTTGAGACGCAAGATCCGGAGGCGTACAAAGAGCTCCGCGCCATTATGCGCAAACTGGAGACGCACTATCAGGATCTCTGCGACATTGAGTTCACCATCGAGCGGGGCAAGCTGTGGATGCTACAAACCCGCGTGGGTAAGCGCACTGCCGCCGCCGCATTCCGGATCGCCACCCAGCTGGTTGACGAGAAGCTGATTACCAAGGATGAGGCGTTGACGCGTGTCACCGGTGAACAGCTAACCCAGCTGATGTTCCCGCAGATCGACCCTGACGCGGAAAAGGTCTTGATCACCCGCGGTATGGCTGCCTCCCCGGGCGCAGCCGCCGGAAAGATCGTCTTCAATAATGCACAGGCCGAGGCCGCTGCCGCAGAAGGGGTTCCCTGTCTGCTGGTTCGTCGCGAGACCAACCCTGACGATCTCCCGGGTATGGTCGTGGCCGAGGGCGTGCTGACCGCTCGTGGTGGCAAGACCTCACACGCGGCCGTGGTTGCGCGTGGCATGGGAACCACCTGTGTTGTCGGCGCGGAGGCCCTGAATATCGACGCTGAAGCCGGAACGATGAAGGTCGGAGAGTACGTGCTGACCGCTGACGACACCATCACCATCGATGGCTCTACTGGCGAAGTCTTCCTAGGCGAGGTCCCGGTTCAGGATTCGCCTGTTACCGCCTACCTAGCAAACGGTCTTGAGGCCGGACTGGAGGCGGCAGGTGATGATGAGGGCACCCGTGAACTGGTCGAGTCCGTCGACAAGATTCTGAGCAGGGCTGATGAGGTTCGTCGCCTCCAGGTCCGTGCAAACGCTGACACTCCATTGGACTCTGAGCGCGCCATCGACTTCGGCGCACAGGGCATTGGCCTTTGCCGTACCGAGCACATGTTCCTCGGTGAGCGTCGTCCGCTGGTTGAGCGTGTAATCCTGTCCGCCCCCGGTTCTGACGATCGTCAGGAAGCCTACGATGCGCTGGCAGAGCTTCAAAAGGGCGACTACCTTGAGATGCTGAAAGTCATGGACGGCAAGCCCATGACTGTTCGCCTGATTGACCCGCCACTACACGAGTTCCTTCCAGACCTCACTTCCCTTGAGATTGAGGCAGCTATCGCCAAGGAGAAGGGCGAGGAGCTGTCCGATGAGCGCCAGCGTCTGCTGACGGAGGTCCGTCGTCTGCACGAACAGAACCCTATGCTTGGCCTTCGTGGTGTGCGCCTGGGTCTGTACCTGCCGGGTCTGTTCCTGCTGCAGGCACGTGCTCTGGCTGAGGCTGCTTCCGAACTCAAGGCTGCGGGCGCCGACCCTCGCCCCGAGATCATGGTTCCCCTAGTGGCTTCGGTTCGTGAACTCCAGATTGTTCGCGATCAGATTGAGCCGGTGTTGAAGGAGATCGAGGAAGAGCACGGGGTTTCCTTGGATATCCCGATCGGCTGCATGGTCGAGTTGCCCCGCGCCTGTGTTGTCTCTGAGCATTTGGCTCGCGAGGCTGACTTCTTCAGCTTCGGTACCAACGACCTGACCCAGACCACCTGGGGCTTCTCACGTGACGACGTTGAGGGTGTCTTCTTCCCGCTGTACATCGAGGAGGCAGTGTTCGGGGTTTCACCGTTCGAGTCGATCGATGTTGACGGAGTCGGCAAGCTGGTTCAAATGGGTGCTGAAGGTGGTCGCAAGACCAAGCCGAACCTGAAGCTAGGTGTATGCGGCGAGCATGGTGGTGACCCGGACTCAATCCACTTCTTCAACAAGATCGGTCTGGACTACGTCTCTTGCTCTCCATTCCGCGTTCCTGTGGCCCGACTTGAGGCTGGCCGCGCAACGGTGATGGAACAGGCCTAG
- a CDS encoding DUF4127 family protein, with protein MSSDPKVALLPLDERPVNTGLVQEVARIAGYRCELPGQEILPSFRTPGNTDALADWLKSQSEDADAIVASLDTLVYGGLIPARTTNSTVEESVGRLHTLREIHEAKPDLPMLAVSLVTRASDSYVSVEEPEYWSDWGRDLHHHGGETHRAWVGQEDDESNGVKRDVPSWVLEDFARRRLRNHIVNLAALQMRWDEVLDYLAITADDTAEFSAGSAEQSWLEYWRIFGAPTLPVIGYPGADETGAVLMARAITTTTGTEPRIKVATGTPASLKLIPPYENGPIGESITRQISAAGGKEVDEEEADMILVVHGPDPDRGDNASAQSPSSDPRETTATVEVVREALSTGLPVVLADVRFVNGGDTQMIEALAEQGLLSQLAAYGGWNTAGNALGAAVATGVAIVVGTLNGTLDSRAQQIALRRRLMDDVAYQALIRRDLMTGVFEGSFGPVSAKALDTAAAHTVATMNDYLSHWGLADGYVVQSVEFPWKRSFEVDIHFS; from the coding sequence GTGAGTAGTGATCCCAAGGTTGCCCTGCTTCCTCTCGACGAGAGGCCGGTAAATACCGGGCTAGTCCAGGAGGTTGCACGGATTGCAGGGTACCGATGCGAACTTCCGGGGCAAGAGATCCTTCCCAGCTTTAGAACCCCGGGGAACACCGATGCCCTTGCCGACTGGCTGAAAAGTCAGTCGGAAGACGCGGACGCGATCGTTGCTTCCCTCGACACCCTGGTTTACGGGGGGCTGATTCCGGCCAGAACCACAAACAGCACTGTAGAGGAGTCGGTCGGGCGTCTGCACACCCTGCGTGAGATCCACGAAGCGAAACCCGATTTACCAATGCTTGCCGTTTCTCTTGTTACTCGGGCTAGCGACTCATACGTGAGCGTTGAAGAGCCAGAATACTGGTCGGATTGGGGACGCGACCTCCACCATCACGGTGGAGAGACGCACCGCGCGTGGGTTGGTCAGGAAGACGATGAATCCAACGGCGTTAAGCGGGATGTTCCTTCGTGGGTTCTTGAGGACTTTGCGCGGCGCAGATTGCGAAATCACATCGTCAACTTGGCCGCGCTTCAGATGCGGTGGGACGAGGTGCTGGACTACCTGGCCATAACCGCCGATGACACCGCAGAGTTCTCGGCAGGTTCCGCGGAACAGAGTTGGCTTGAGTACTGGAGGATCTTTGGAGCGCCAACTCTCCCGGTTATTGGGTATCCCGGGGCCGATGAGACCGGCGCAGTCCTGATGGCACGCGCGATCACGACTACAACGGGGACGGAGCCGCGAATAAAAGTGGCGACAGGAACCCCGGCGAGTTTGAAGCTGATCCCTCCCTACGAGAACGGTCCCATTGGAGAGTCAATTACTAGACAGATCTCGGCCGCAGGTGGGAAAGAGGTGGACGAGGAAGAAGCAGACATGATCCTAGTCGTCCACGGTCCGGATCCAGATCGCGGCGACAACGCATCGGCCCAGTCGCCCTCGTCCGATCCGAGAGAAACGACTGCGACAGTCGAGGTTGTGCGCGAGGCACTGAGTACGGGACTGCCCGTTGTTCTGGCAGACGTGCGGTTCGTCAACGGAGGCGATACCCAGATGATTGAGGCGCTCGCGGAGCAGGGATTGCTTAGCCAGCTCGCGGCCTACGGGGGGTGGAACACCGCTGGTAACGCACTGGGCGCCGCTGTCGCCACCGGAGTTGCCATTGTCGTTGGCACACTGAATGGGACCCTGGATTCGCGTGCCCAGCAGATCGCCCTTCGACGCAGGCTGATGGACGATGTCGCGTACCAGGCACTGATCCGGCGCGACCTGATGACGGGCGTGTTCGAGGGGAGTTTCGGGCCAGTGTCAGCGAAAGCGCTTGATACGGCGGCGGCGCATACGGTTGCGACCATGAATGACTATCTGTCTCACTGGGGTCTGGCGGACGGCTACGTGGTTCAAAGCGTCGAGTTCCCATGGAAGCGGAGTTTCGAGGTAGACATCCACTTCAGCTAG
- a CDS encoding PspC domain-containing protein: protein MQKKLVRDPNNKMIAGVCSGIAEYFGWDATWVRAAFGISLLFGGTGFFIYIVLWIVMPEGPMYPVPPQWPAPNSTEYPGFEYQGNPYRASTYPADGNPTDPYQANNYPPTTYPQTSYSDSAQSEDRDS, encoded by the coding sequence ATGCAAAAGAAGCTGGTAAGGGATCCCAACAATAAGATGATCGCGGGCGTTTGCTCAGGGATCGCGGAATACTTTGGGTGGGACGCGACCTGGGTGCGAGCTGCGTTCGGAATCTCTCTCTTGTTCGGCGGGACCGGGTTCTTTATCTACATTGTTCTGTGGATCGTTATGCCTGAGGGACCAATGTATCCAGTACCACCACAGTGGCCCGCACCAAACTCAACCGAGTACCCAGGATTCGAGTACCAGGGAAACCCCTACCGGGCGAGCACATATCCCGCGGACGGGAACCCAACGGACCCCTATCAAGCGAACAACTATCCTCCGACCACCTATCCGCAGACTTCCTATTCTGATTCGGCACAGTCTGAAGACAGAGATTCCTGA
- a CDS encoding ATP-dependent Clp protease ATP-binding subunit, translating to MFERFTDRARRVIVLAQEEARGLKHNYIGTEHLLLGLIHEGDGVAAKSLEIAGVGLDEARQTVIELIGEGEKPVEGHIPFTPRAKRVFELSFREALQLGHNYIGTEHLLLGLLKEGDGVAAQVLHKMNIDTNSIRKAVMSLLQGYQSQNDKESVGTGGAPVRDRERGNSALLEQFGRNLTQAAREGKLDPVIGRQNEMERVMQVLSRRTKNNPVLIGEPGVGKTAVVEGLAQAIVRGDVPETIKGKQIYSLDMGSLVAGSRYRGDFEERLKKVLKEIKTRGDIIVFIDEIHTLVGAGAAEGSIDAAQMLKPMLARGELQTIGATTLDEYRKHIEKDAALERRFQPVKVDEPSLEETIGILKGLRDRYEAHHRVIITDEAIEASATLADRYVSDRFLPDKAIDLMDEAGARLRIRRMTAPPELRELDEKVSDLRMQKESAIDNQDFEKAAELRDQEKRLAKEREEQEQRWRGDGDAEISEVTEDEIAQVLAMSTGIPVVKLTQTETTKLINMEDELHKRVIGQEEAVHALSQSIRRSRAGLKDPKRPGGSFIFAGPTGVGKTELAKTLAEFLFGDEDALIQLDMSEFSEKHTASRLFGAPPGYVGYDEGGQLTEKVRRRPFSVVLFDEVEKAHPDIFNSLLQILEEGRLTDAQGRKVDFKNTVILMTTNLGTRDINKGVLTGFQTTESLTHDYGRMKAKVNEELKQHFRPEFLNRVDDVVVFPPLTQDNIKEIVDLMIGNLAKRVEDQGMGLQLSDEARELLAERGYDPVLGARPLRRVIQRDIEDAISERILFGTLGSGDVVTIGVAEVDGKKEFTFNGDPQRSVDDPVIGVPSDASQIEATPVSE from the coding sequence ATGTTTGAACGCTTTACCGACCGTGCTCGTCGCGTCATCGTTTTGGCGCAGGAAGAGGCCCGCGGTCTCAAGCACAACTACATCGGTACTGAGCACCTGTTGCTCGGACTGATTCACGAGGGTGACGGTGTTGCCGCGAAGTCCCTCGAAATCGCCGGAGTCGGTTTGGACGAGGCTCGCCAGACCGTAATCGAGCTGATTGGCGAGGGGGAGAAGCCTGTTGAGGGACACATTCCGTTCACTCCTCGCGCCAAGCGTGTATTCGAGCTTTCGTTCCGTGAGGCACTTCAGCTCGGTCACAACTACATCGGTACTGAGCACCTGTTGCTCGGGCTCTTGAAGGAGGGCGATGGCGTTGCCGCTCAGGTTCTCCACAAGATGAACATCGACACGAACTCGATTCGTAAGGCGGTCATGTCGCTGCTTCAGGGCTACCAGTCGCAGAATGACAAGGAGTCCGTCGGCACGGGCGGCGCTCCGGTGAGGGATCGGGAACGAGGCAACTCAGCCCTCCTCGAACAGTTTGGTCGCAATCTCACCCAGGCGGCGCGCGAGGGGAAGCTTGACCCGGTGATCGGTCGTCAAAATGAGATGGAACGCGTAATGCAGGTCCTCTCCCGCCGCACCAAGAACAACCCGGTTCTGATCGGTGAACCCGGCGTTGGCAAGACCGCTGTGGTCGAAGGGCTGGCGCAGGCAATAGTCCGCGGCGATGTCCCCGAAACCATTAAGGGCAAGCAGATCTACAGCTTGGACATGGGTTCGCTGGTTGCGGGTTCCCGTTACAGGGGTGATTTCGAGGAACGTCTAAAGAAGGTCCTCAAGGAAATCAAGACCCGGGGCGACATCATCGTCTTCATTGATGAGATCCACACCCTGGTGGGTGCCGGCGCTGCCGAGGGTTCGATCGACGCGGCCCAGATGCTGAAGCCGATGCTCGCTCGCGGTGAACTGCAGACTATTGGGGCCACCACGCTCGACGAGTACCGCAAGCACATCGAGAAGGATGCGGCGCTTGAGCGTCGTTTCCAGCCGGTGAAGGTCGATGAACCGAGTCTTGAGGAGACTATCGGGATTCTCAAGGGTCTGCGTGACCGCTACGAGGCGCACCACCGTGTGATCATTACTGACGAGGCTATTGAGGCTTCGGCGACTCTGGCTGACCGTTACGTTTCCGACCGGTTCCTGCCGGATAAGGCGATCGATCTGATGGACGAGGCGGGAGCGCGCTTGCGCATCCGTCGCATGACCGCACCGCCTGAGCTACGCGAGCTCGATGAAAAGGTTTCTGACCTGCGCATGCAGAAAGAGTCAGCGATTGATAACCAGGACTTCGAGAAGGCCGCGGAGCTACGCGACCAGGAGAAGCGCCTGGCGAAGGAACGCGAGGAGCAAGAACAGCGCTGGCGCGGAGATGGCGATGCCGAAATCTCAGAGGTAACTGAAGATGAGATCGCTCAGGTCCTCGCCATGTCCACCGGTATTCCGGTCGTGAAGCTGACGCAGACTGAGACCACCAAGCTGATCAACATGGAAGACGAGCTTCATAAGCGAGTCATCGGTCAGGAAGAGGCGGTTCACGCTCTGTCCCAGTCGATTCGTCGTTCGCGGGCGGGGTTGAAAGACCCGAAGCGTCCTGGCGGTTCGTTCATCTTCGCCGGTCCGACCGGCGTTGGTAAGACTGAGTTGGCTAAGACCCTCGCCGAGTTCCTGTTTGGGGACGAGGACGCGTTGATCCAGCTAGATATGTCCGAGTTCTCCGAGAAGCACACCGCATCACGTCTATTCGGTGCCCCCCCGGGCTACGTTGGATATGACGAGGGCGGTCAGCTGACCGAGAAGGTCCGCCGTCGTCCGTTCTCTGTGGTGCTCTTCGACGAGGTTGAGAAGGCGCACCCCGACATCTTCAACTCTTTGTTGCAGATCCTCGAAGAGGGACGTCTGACCGACGCTCAAGGCCGTAAGGTCGACTTCAAGAACACGGTCATTCTGATGACAACCAACCTGGGGACCAGGGACATTAACAAGGGTGTCCTGACCGGATTCCAGACTACTGAGTCGCTAACCCATGACTACGGCCGGATGAAGGCCAAGGTGAATGAGGAGCTTAAGCAGCACTTCCGCCCCGAGTTCCTCAACCGTGTTGATGACGTCGTGGTATTCCCGCCGCTGACCCAGGACAACATCAAGGAAATCGTTGACCTGATGATCGGCAACCTTGCCAAACGCGTCGAGGATCAGGGAATGGGTCTGCAGCTGAGTGATGAGGCGAGAGAACTTCTGGCCGAACGCGGCTATGATCCGGTGCTCGGTGCTAGGCCGCTGCGTCGTGTGATTCAGCGTGATATCGAGGACGCGATCTCTGAGCGGATCCTGTTCGGCACGCTTGGCTCTGGGGACGTTGTAACGATTGGTGTTGCAGAAGTGGACGGAAAGAAGGAGTTCACTTTCAACGGTGATCCCCAGCGTTCTGTTGATGACCCGGTTATCGGGGTTCCCTCCGATGCCAGCCAGATAGAGGCAACGCCGGTAAGCGAATAG
- the dtd gene encoding D-aminoacyl-tRNA deacylase translates to MKAVLQRAATASVSVGGEVVGEIDRPGLVALVAAHREDTRADIEKMAARIMNLRILDEEKSVRETDAPVLLVSQFTLYGRTKKGARPSWMDAASGQVAEPMIDDLVQLLRDEGVEVATGVFGAMMQVSLVNDGPFTVIVDTRE, encoded by the coding sequence ATCAAAGCAGTACTTCAGCGTGCGGCAACCGCTTCTGTTTCCGTTGGGGGCGAAGTTGTCGGAGAGATCGACCGACCCGGTTTGGTCGCCTTGGTTGCCGCGCACCGAGAGGACACCAGAGCGGACATTGAGAAGATGGCCGCGCGGATTATGAACCTGCGGATTCTGGACGAGGAGAAGTCGGTGCGGGAGACCGATGCCCCGGTTCTCCTCGTAAGCCAGTTCACGCTCTATGGCAGGACTAAGAAGGGTGCGCGACCATCGTGGATGGACGCCGCTTCGGGACAGGTCGCGGAACCGATGATTGATGACCTGGTCCAGTTACTCCGAGATGAAGGCGTGGAAGTCGCCACCGGCGTTTTCGGTGCGATGATGCAGGTGTCCCTGGTGAACGACGGCCCTTTTACCGTAATAGTGGACACGAGGGAGTAG
- a CDS encoding folate-binding protein, translating to MTPSIPASIATKNPVIAEEGRFIALPIHFGWPADEQQAFEEGRGLSYLGHLGVVRVSGPDRLSWITTLSSQIVSDLGQGSSKELLLLDPQGRIQFAAGIVDDGDAAYLITEFQFAGALADFLRSMQFMLRVEVEDVSQEYASFVTDNEKREGAELNFEVAKELGGLVWRDAWPDVVEGGAAYFQGKHPEADFRLYLIPTEGVDQFVRRFSCVGEARMVGLLAAEATRVGAWRPLPGSEVDDRAVPAELDWLRTAVHTNKGCYCGQESVARIINLGRPPRRLTFLQLDGSAERMPEPGTPVELNGRQVGVLTSVAQHYEMGPIGLALLKRNLDPAAQLNVGEVDALQELIVPVDGRSDHAPDARPGEGLKRLDAGKRDIRTHGPGTQR from the coding sequence ATGACGCCCTCTATTCCCGCGTCGATTGCAACGAAAAACCCGGTCATTGCCGAAGAGGGGAGATTCATAGCACTCCCTATTCACTTCGGTTGGCCCGCAGACGAGCAGCAGGCATTCGAGGAAGGACGAGGTCTTAGTTACCTCGGGCACCTCGGAGTAGTTCGAGTTTCTGGGCCGGACCGACTCAGCTGGATCACGACCCTTTCTTCACAGATCGTCTCTGATTTGGGTCAAGGATCGTCGAAGGAGCTACTACTCCTTGATCCGCAGGGGCGCATCCAGTTTGCTGCGGGGATTGTCGATGACGGTGATGCCGCCTACCTGATCACAGAGTTCCAGTTTGCCGGAGCCCTTGCTGACTTCTTGCGGTCAATGCAGTTCATGCTTCGAGTGGAGGTCGAAGACGTCTCTCAGGAGTACGCCTCTTTCGTGACTGACAACGAAAAGCGGGAGGGAGCAGAACTTAACTTTGAGGTCGCAAAAGAACTCGGGGGTTTGGTTTGGCGCGACGCCTGGCCAGATGTTGTCGAGGGAGGGGCCGCTTACTTCCAGGGCAAGCACCCCGAGGCGGACTTCCGCCTCTACCTGATCCCAACTGAAGGTGTCGATCAGTTTGTCCGACGTTTCTCATGTGTGGGCGAGGCTAGGATGGTCGGTCTACTGGCGGCAGAGGCGACCCGAGTTGGAGCGTGGCGTCCTCTTCCCGGTTCTGAGGTTGATGATCGAGCGGTGCCGGCAGAACTCGACTGGCTTCGTACTGCGGTCCATACCAATAAGGGTTGCTACTGCGGACAAGAATCGGTCGCCAGAATCATCAACTTGGGGAGGCCTCCTCGTCGGCTCACTTTCTTGCAACTAGACGGTTCAGCGGAACGGATGCCTGAACCGGGAACTCCCGTAGAACTAAATGGGCGTCAGGTAGGCGTGCTGACTTCGGTAGCACAGCATTACGAGATGGGTCCGATCGGGCTTGCTCTCCTTAAAAGAAACCTCGACCCGGCGGCGCAGTTGAACGTGGGTGAGGTGGACGCTCTGCAGGAGCTGATAGTCCCGGTCGACGGTCGTTCGGATCACGCCCCGGACGCCAGGCCGGGCGAAGGCTTGAAGCGTCTGGATGCCGGCAAACGCGACATTAGAACCCACGGCCCCGGAACACAGAGATAG
- a CDS encoding heme-binding beta-barrel domain-containing protein, which produces MFEIPENLPLQLAPLAWLVGTWQGWGTLVGEGEVPPLDGEEPRDEPVAPDAPILQHIEADVLGDQLRMKVSFYAGHVAEEVDPLWTAAEGMDHIIAGELLWEETLYWSVPSPLATLAGGEDPRELRVTAADSRGYAVLWSGVGMGPRIRLDSDAIVLAPGVEQVDHMSRMFGLVGGELMWASDNKVGDEDFETKFTGRLQRASRAVSVEDVGEEK; this is translated from the coding sequence ATGTTTGAGATTCCTGAGAACCTTCCCCTCCAGCTTGCCCCTCTAGCGTGGTTGGTGGGAACTTGGCAAGGATGGGGCACGCTCGTTGGTGAGGGTGAGGTTCCTCCTCTTGACGGCGAGGAACCTCGAGACGAACCCGTGGCTCCCGATGCGCCGATTCTTCAGCACATTGAGGCTGATGTCCTCGGTGACCAGCTACGGATGAAAGTTTCGTTCTACGCGGGCCATGTCGCCGAGGAGGTTGATCCACTCTGGACCGCAGCCGAAGGCATGGACCACATAATCGCTGGGGAGCTCCTGTGGGAGGAAACGCTCTACTGGTCGGTTCCGTCTCCTTTGGCTACCTTGGCTGGGGGAGAGGACCCGCGTGAGCTTCGTGTCACTGCCGCCGACTCCCGTGGCTATGCGGTTCTGTGGTCCGGTGTAGGTATGGGGCCGCGAATCCGTCTTGATTCTGACGCGATTGTCCTCGCTCCCGGTGTCGAACAGGTTGACCATATGTCTCGTATGTTCGGTCTGGTCGGGGGCGAGCTGATGTGGGCTTCAGACAACAAGGTGGGGGACGAGGATTTCGAAACGAAGTTCACCGGTCGCCTTCAGCGCGCATCGCGGGCGGTGTCCGTGGAAGACGTGGGCGAGGAGAAGTAG